A single Primulina eburnea isolate SZY01 chromosome 11, ASM2296580v1, whole genome shotgun sequence DNA region contains:
- the LOC140804784 gene encoding uncharacterized protein: protein MGYLKEEKGSKKLAFLFVPRWMKTLFFLITMLVSFLLFSVPILLIIADVLLPAALFSASIQPPPPSFTLQSLLVHLNKYDFRLSLIDIPLVSIARSAIILCVYSFCDGPRLSRWPYLGVATVCSAASLVFVSLKGSYVLMNGGYSSGAYAKATELGLFISSLGLAIGHVAVAYRTNCRERRKLLVYKIDIEAVSAYKNGFPRYHQKILLQPNKYSYQQLIETKSNSKSWIKDEYSENIYIS from the exons ATGGGGTACTTGAAAGAAGAAAAAGGTTCAAAGAAATTAGCATTTCTTTTTGTTCCAAGATGGATGAAGACTTTGTTCTTCTTGATCACTATGTTGGTTTCGTTTCTCTTATTTTCAGTCCCAATTCTCTTGATAATCGCCGACGTACTCCTTCCCGCAGCTCTGTTTTCCGCTTCTATTCAGCCGCCCCCGCCTTCTTTCACTCTGCAATCCCTTTTGGTTCATTTGAATAAGTACGACTTTCGCCTCTCCCTCATAGATATTCCGCTCGTCTCCATTGCTCGATCAGCTATCATTTTAT GTGTTTATAGTTTCTGCGACGGTCCGCGGTTGTCAAGATGGCCGTACTTGGGCGTCGCCACCGTCTGCTCTGCGGCGTCGTTGGTGTTTGTGTCATTGAAGGGCTCCTACGTATTGATGAACGGCGGGTATTCAAGCGGCGCATATGCTAAAGCAACGGAGTTGGGTTTATTCATTTCGTCTTTAGGATTGGCCATTGGGCATGTAGCAGTGGCGTACAGGACCAATTGCAGGGAGCGAAGAAAATTGCTTGTTTACAAAATTGACATTGAAGCT gtatcagcttacaagaatgGGTTTCCTAGATATCATCAAAAAATACTTCTACAACCAAACAAATACTCATATCAACAACTGATCGAAACCAAGTCAAACTCGAAATCATGGATCAAGGACGAATAttcagaaaatatatatatcagttAG
- the LOC140804518 gene encoding uncharacterized protein — translation MSSPQAALPSELVNNTIRYSLLYRECLRRAKFIGHKQSNTELVVDMVRQQFKRHMHETDPEKIQKLKDDAARGLINHMLYESENLTGWKLSTRSSRTSSQRFQFSVVIKHCQEISTK, via the exons ATGTCATCCCCTCAAGCTGCTTTGCCTTCTGAACTCGTCAACAATACTATTAGGTATAGTTTG TTGTACCGCGAATGTCTAAGGCGGGCTAAATTTATTGGCCAtaag CAATCCAACACGGAGCTTGTTGTTGACATGGTTAGGCAACAATTCAAAAGACATATGCACGAGACAGATCCAGAGAAAATTCAGAAGTTGAAGGATGATGCGGCGAGGGGACTGATCAATCACATGCTCTATGAATCTGAAAACTTGACTGGTTGGAAACTTAGCACACGCTCCAGTCGAACATCCTCACAGAGATTTCAATTTTCGGTTGTGATCAAACACTGTCAAGAAATAAGTACAAAATAG
- the LOC140804869 gene encoding uncharacterized protein, with amino-acid sequence MGSLRMKDNKDEDLALFREMRKRDKDRNDLFFQNSDDLDSSMEMVSGGSPLFNILSATPAPVRRTGSDDFLNSDNDKNDYEWLLTPPGTPLFPSLEMESHKTVMSQLGAPKANPTTLKSRLANPQPESSARSNLSSRQPTSSAGLNTSTGGLRRPSSSGVPGSRPVTPTGRQTVNLQSRSTSIVSMRPSSATSTKSTSTSSSKITSTTSKPSRSATPTSRPALPSMKPVAPPRSVTPTSRSTIRSSTPTSRSSIPASNSIPRAATPTRRPMTSSSVTSSTVISVKSLTSSPSVSKPASNSEKNLAPLRSSSPITRPKPWKPSDMPGFSLDAPPNLRTSLSDRPPSVTRGRPGAPSSRSSSIEPASNGRIRRQSCSPARGRPPNGAIHNSGSSVPVATVNRLRAKANDNVSPVLIGTKMVDRVINMRKLIPPKQDDKHSPHSNASGKSASPDSAGFGRMLSKKSLDMAMRHMDIRRTIPGNLRPLLASSMYSMRSGPNRGRTASVLDSPLGTSSNASSEVSVNNNALCIDGTEPYDDVSSGKGMQSPANFLGR; translated from the exons ATGGGAAGCCTGAGGATGAAAGATAATAAAGACGAGGATTTGGCATTGTTTCGGGAAATGCGGAAGCGAGATAAGGATCGGAATGATCTTTTTTTTCAGAACTCCGACGACTTGGATTCTTCGATGG AAATGGTGTCCGGTGGTTCaccattatttaatatattatcgGCTACCCCTGCACCTGTGAGGAGGACAGGCAGTGATGATTTTCTCAATTCGGACAATGATAAAAATGATTATGAATG GCTTTTAACGCCTCCTGGTACTCCTCTTTTTCCTTCGCTGGAAATGGAATCTCATAAAACTGTTATGAGTCAGCTGGGAGCTCCAAAAGCTAATCCTACCACCCTGAAGTCTAGA CTGGCAAATCCCCAGCCCGAGTCTTCTGCAAGGAGCAATTTATCTTCCAGACAGCCAACTTCCTCTGCTGGTTTGAATACCTCTACTGGAGGACTCCGCAGACCATCTTCTTCTGGGGTTCCTGGATCAAGACCTGTCACTCCCACAGGACGTCAAACTGTTAATTTGCAATCTAGATCCACCTCGATAGTATCAATGAGACCATCGTCAGCCACATCGACTAAATCAACCTCAACTTCATCATCTAAAATAACATCAACCACATCGAAACCTTCAAGATCTGCAACACCTACTTCTCGTCCTGCCTTACCCTCGATGAAACCTGTTGCGCCTCCAAGATCTGTAACCCCTACGTCAAGGTCTACCATAAGATCTTCGACACCAACAAGTCGATCCTCTATACCTGCATCCAATTCCATTCCTAGGGCCGCAACTCCAACTCGTAGGCCAATGACAAGTTCAAGCGTGACAAGCTCGACGGTCATTTCTGTTAAGTCGTTAACTTCTTCTCCTTCAGTTTCCAAGCCCGCTTCTAATTCAGAGAAAAATCTGGCGCCACTGCGATCAAGTTCTCCTATTACGCGACCAAAACCATGGAAGCCTTCAGATATGCCTGGATTCTCCCTTGATGCCCCTCCAAATCTAAGGACATCTCTGTCCGATAGGCCTCCATCAGTCACTAGAGGCAGACCTGGAGCACCAAGCTCTCGATCGTCATCCATTGAACCTGCTTCAAATGGAAGAATCAGACGTCAATCGTGTTCTCCAGCTAGAGGACGGCCTCCTAATGGTGCAATTCATAACAGTGGAAGTTCTGTGCCTGTGGCTACCGTAAATCGGTTGCGGGCTAAGGCTAATGACAACGTGAGCCCTGTTCTTATTGGGACCAAAATGGTCGACAGAGTAATAAATATGCGGAAACTAATTCCCCCGAAGCAAGATGACAAACACTCACCCCACAGCAATGCGTCTGGAAAGTCTGCTTCACCGGACAGTGCAGGTTTTGGAAGAATGCTCTCCAAGAAATCTTTAGATATGGCTATGAGACATATG GACATAAGGCGAACAATTCCTGGTAATCTACGTCCACTCCTCGCAAGCTCCATGTATAGCATGAGATCTGGTCCAAACAGAGGCAGAACGGCAAGTGTCTTAGATTCTCCTCTTGGTACGAGTAGTAATGCTAGTTCTGAAGTGAGCGTGAACAATAATGCCCTGTGCATAGATGGAACCGAACCCTATGATGATGTTAGCAGTGGGAAGGGTATGCAATCTCCTGCCAACTTTCTTGGACGTTGA